The Arthrobacter burdickii genomic interval GATCAGGAGCGTCGTCGCGGCGTTCCGGCCCTGCGGTGCCTCGAAGCGCGGCACATTGGACGCCGGCCCCTCCAGGCCGGTCAGCGCCGCGGCGCCCGCCGAGAACGCCCGGAGGATGAGGAGTGCGCCGGCCAACCCGACCAGCCCGGCATCGAGGGCCGCGTCCGGGACGATCTCGAACTGCGCACTCGGCGCCTGCGCGAGCGTCCCCGTGAGGGCCTGGACGGTCCCGGTGGCACACAGGACGAGGATCCCGGCGAGGAAGGCGTAGGTGACGACGGCGCGGGCCCGGACGCCACGCGTGATGCCGCGCAGGTTCAGCAGCACGAGCACTACGACACCCACGACGGCGAGGGCGATGCGCACGTCCTCCAGCGCCGGCGCGAGCGAGACGAGATACTGCGCAGCGGCGGAGACCGAGACGGCCACGGTGAGAAGGTAGTCGATCATGAGCGCCGAGGCCACGGTGGTGCCTGCGATCGGGCCGATGTTCCGCTTGGCGATCTCGTAGTCGCCGCCGCCGGACGGGTACGCGTGCACGGCCTGCCGGTAGGACGCGACGACGACGAGGAGCACGGCGATGACGGCGAGTCCGACCCAGGGCGAGATCGCGACGGACGCCACTCCCGCCAGGGCGAGGGTCAGCAGGATCTCGTCCGGGGCGTACGCCACCGAGGAGAGCGCGCTCGCGGAGAGGACGGGCAGGGCGAGGCGCTTCTGCAGGCTCCTGTTCCTCAGCCTGTCGCTGGCGAAGGGCTTGCCCACCAGCACCCGCTTGACGGCCTCGAGAAAAGTCAGCACAGCCCTCAGACTAGCGCGTCCACGCCTCCCGCCAGCCACTAGGCTTGATGCTGGTACGGCTCGGGACAGCAGGATCTACAGCAGGAATCAGGGGTGCCCTCGGTGGCTCATTTTGTGATCATGGGATGCGGCAGGGTGGGGGTCAGCCTTGCGCACACGCTCGACGATTCCGGCCACTCGGTGGCGATCATCGACCAGGACGACCGCGCCTTCCGCCGCCTGCGCTCCTCCTTCGGCGGACGCAAGGTCACCGGTGTGGGCTTCGACCGCGAGACGCTCAAATACGCGGAGATCGGGAACGCCTACGCCTTCGCCGCCGTCTCGAGCGGGGACAACTCCAACATCCTCGCGACCCGCGTCGCTCGTGAGACCTTCCACGTGCCCCACGTCGTCGCCCGCATCTACGACCCGGGACGCGCCGAGATCTACCAGCGACTCGGCATCCCCACCGTCGCAGCCGTGCGCTGGAGCGCCGACCAGGTGCTGCGCAGGATCCTGCCCGAGCAGGCCATCAACGGCGACTTCCGCGAGACCTCCGGGCGGCTCATCCTCGGCGAACTGGCCTTGAGCGACGCCTGGCTCGGCAGGTCCCTTCGAAGCATCGAGGCCGCGAGCGGCGTCCGGATCGCGTACCTCACCCGCTTCGGCGAAGGCATCCTGCCGACGGCGGAGACGAGCTACCAGCAGGGGGATATCCTGCACGCCATGATGAAGACGACGGCGACCGACGAGATCGGGCGCATCCTCGCCGCCGCACCGAAAGAGGAAGTCCAATGAGGGTTGTCATCGCAGGTGCCGGGAGCGTGGGCTCCTCGATCGCGCGGGAACTGCTCGGCAACAAGCACGAGATCCTGCTCATCGACGAGAAGCCCGAGGTCATCGGGCGCAGCGGGCTCAAGGGAGCCAAATGGCTGATCGGCGATGCGTGCGAGCTGACGACGCTCAAGGACGCGCGCCTGGACGAGGCCGACGTCGTGGTGTCGGCGACGGGCGACGACAAGGTCAACCTCGTGGTCTCGCTGCTCGCCAAGAGCGAGTTCGGCGTGGGCCGCACCGTCGGTCGCGTGAACAATCCGAAGAACGACTGGATGTTCGACGACTCCTGGGGCGTGGACGTCGCCGTCAATACGCCGCGGCTCATGACGGCCCTCGTGGAGGAGGCCGTGGAGATCGGCGACCTGGTGCGCCTGCTGACGCTGCAGACGGGAGTCTCCTCGATCGTCGAGTTCACCGTGCCCCAGGACTCACCGCTCGTCGGCGGGACAATCGGGGCGATCCGTCTGCCCGAGGACTGCGCGGTGGTGGCCGTGCTCCGGGACGACTCCCCCATCACGCCGAGTCCCGACGACGTCGTCGAAGGCGGCGACGAGATGTTCTTCCTCGCGGCGATCGCGGCCGAGGACGAGCTGCGGGTCGCGCTGTCGGCCCGCAACGACGGCACCGACGGCTAGCCGCGCGGGCGCGAGACGATCCACGCGAGCCACATGCCGAGCGCGTAGAGCGGCAGCCCCATGGCCACGCGCGTCGAGCCGAGGGCCGCGACGTTCTCCATGAGGTAGAGGGGTACCTGCACCACGAGTCGCAGGGCCAGCACCGAGACGATGATCCAGGTGGCGATCGAGTACGCGCGGACGCGGGCGGCGTCCCGGCGCCATTCGATGCCCTCGTTCCGGAGGAAGCCGAAGAGCAGCCCGGCGAAGGGCCAGCGGAAGACCACTGATGCGGTCATCGCGATGATGTAGCCGCCGTTGATGAAGAAGCCGGGGAGGAAGAAGTCCTCCGCGTTTCCCGTCCGCAGCGCGACGAAGGCGCAGAAGGCGACGCCCACGAGCCCGGCGAGGGCCTGGGTGACCGGCGTCCGGGAGACGAGCCGGATGACGGTGAAGACTGCGGACACCGCCAGCGCCGCCACGAGCGACACCTGAAGGTCCGTGGTGATGGTGAAGAGGATCGTGAAGACGAGCCCGGGCGCGATGCTCTCCGCCAGCCCCTGGACGCCGCCGATCGAGGACAGGACGTCGATCTGGCCGGCGTCGTTGCGCCGCACACCGGACTTCGCAGCGTACTGCGTCGCCAGGTCCGCCGCCGTCGGGGCCGCCTTGCCGGCGGCCGGGCGGCCGACGCCGTCGTCCTCGGGCTCGGGGCGGGCACCGGGGTCGTTCGCCGGGTGGCTCATGTGGGGTTCCTCATTAGTACTCCTCGGGACGGCCGATGATCTCGTAGCGGGGGTTGTAGACGGTGGGTGTGCCATCGACCCGGCTCAGCATGCCCTCGAACCGTAGGGAAACGCCGGCTTCGATGCCGGGGACGCGGCGCTGACCCATCCAGACGATGCGTACGCTCTCCTTCGCACCGTTCCAGTCGATCCTCGCGAGGACCGTGAAGGACGGCGAGGACGTCACGGGCGCGATGGTGATCCTGTCGATGACGCCGCGTGCCTTGATCCTGCCGCGCTCGGGCAGTGCGGCAGGACTGCCGGCGGGCAGGCCGGCCGGCAGTCCTGCGGCTGCCGCGGGTACGGACCGGCCTGCCGGCCCCGAGGGGTCGGCAGAACCTGGTGCGTGCTGCCGGGCGGGCATGGCGGACTAGCGGGTCTCGGTGATCTCGGGACCGCGCTCCAGCGGGTTCAGGTCCGGACGGACGGGAGCGGGAGCGGAGGGCGTGCCTGCGGTCGCATCCTTCGGCAACCGGAGCGGCAGCAGTTCGCGCGGCGGGAGGGGGTGGTCTCCGCGGACGACGACGACGCTGCGGAAGAGCTTCTCGACGGCCGCCGCAGCGCCCTGCTCCAGGGCGGCCGGGCCGCCGAAGACGCCGCGGAGGAACCACCGCGGTCCGTTGACCCCCACGAAGCGGGCCACCCGGAACCCGGCCTGGCCGTCGGGCGTCTGTGCGGGCAGCTTGGCGAGGAGTTCGGTGCCGAGGCGACCCGGGCGTTCCTCGACCGTTCCGCCCTGCGACCCCACGGAGGCGCCGATCTGCTCCCTGATCTCGTCCCAGAGTCCTTCGGTCTTCGGCGCAGCGAAAGCCTGGAGCTGCAGCGTGGAACCGCCGAGATCCAGGGTCACGGCGATGACGCGCTTGGTGCGTTCCTCGACCTCGAGGCGCAGCTGCAGTCCTTCGGCGGCGTGGATGCGGAGGGCTCCGAGGTCGATGTAGCCGGTGTCGGTGTCCTTCTCCGACACGTCGAACGGTCCCAGCCCGGCCCGGTCGTAGTCGGTGCTGGACACGTGGCCGGACGGTACGGCCGGGGCCTCTCCGGCGCTGTCCGTTGCAGGGCCGCCGGCCACCGCTTCGGCGGGAGCCGGCGTCTCCGGGGATTCAGTCTCCGGGGATTCGACGGCTCCGTCGACCGGTCCTGCCGCTTCCTCCGGTTCCTGCTGCACCGACGCGTCGGCGTCGTCCTGCTTCTTCTTCCTGAGGCGCCCAAAAGCCATGGCGGGTCCCTTTCCTTCTGGCGTGTCCGAGGTGTCTGACGTTTCTGCGATCCCTGAGGGGGAAAGTCGTGTGGCGCCGTGCAGCGCCGGGCGGGTCAGCCGCCGGCTGCGGTGGCCGCGGGCGTGGCATCGAGTGGGCCGAACCCGCCGGTCGAGCCGAAACCGCCCGTACCCCTGACGCTCTCCGGCAGGTGGTCCACCACGGCGAATGCGGCGCGCTCCACGCGCTGGATGACCAGCTGCGCGATCCGGTCGCCCCGCGCGAACGTGGCGGCCTCGTGCCGGTCCGTGTTGAGGAGGCATACCTTGATCTCGCCCCGGTAGCCGGCGTCGACGGTGCCCGGCGCGTTGACGATCGTCACGCCGTGGCGCGCGGCGAGCCCCGACCGCGGATGGACGAGGCCCACATAGCCGTGCGGCAGGGCCATCGCCACTCCCGTGGGGACGAGTGCCCGCTCGCCGGGCCCGAGGACGAGGTCGACGGCGGTCCGCAGGTCCGCACCGGCGTCACCCTCGGTGGCGTAGGCGGGCGGCTCGAGACCGTCGTCGAGCATCAAGATCTGGACCGGGAGGTCCTGCTGTGTACCCATTGACCGCATCTCCCACGCAAGCTATCCGGTTACCAGCCCCCCACTTTAGCGCCTTTGCCCGTGCCCTACCTGACAGTCCCACCCGGCCTCGACCGGCCTCGACCGGCCCGTTCCGGCCTCCTCCGGGATGAGACGGTCCGCAAATGGTGGAATGCTGGTTCCATGTCCAGCGCTCCAGGGGAAGCCCCCCAGAACACACCCGACCAGGCCGTCCTATACGAGGAGCGCCTCTGGCCGTCGTTCTGGGTCTGGCTCATTGCGGCGGGATTCTCCTCCGCGGTGATCGTGATGTTCGCGCCGATCTCGATGGCCGTCGGGTACGGGGCAGCCGCCGTCGTCGCGGTGATCGTCTTCACGCTGCTGGTCCTGTCCACGCCACGCATCGCGGTGACCGCGACAACCCTGACCGTGGGCCGCGCGACGATCGAACGCGCGTACCTGGGGTCCGTCGAATGGTTCACCGGGGAGGATGCCACCCAGCAGCGCGGCCCCGGACTGAACGGCCTCGCCTACCTCTGCATCCGCGGCTGGATCTCGCCCGTGGTCCGCGTCGAGGTCACGGACCCCGAAGACCGCACGCCCTACTGGCTGGTCTCGTCACGGCACCCTGAGCGGCTCGCCGCAGCACTCGCGGCCTGACGCCGCGCGGACGGCCGCCCCGGCGCCCCGGATCGGACGGCACCCGGCGTTTCGGCCCTCAGCCCTCGCAGTCCATGCAGTACAGCTGCCCGCCCCTGTCGAGGGCGATCTGCGAGCGGTGGCGTACGAGGAAGCACGAGGCGCAGGTGAACTCATCCGCCTGGGCCGCCAGGATCTCCACCGAGATCTCCTCGCTGGAGAGATCCGCCCCCGGCAGGTCGAACGAGTCGGCCGCTGCCAGTTCGTCCTCGTCGATCAGTGCCGTCTGGAGGACCGGAAGGTGCCTCTTGAACTCGTCGACCTGGGTGTCGCCCTCGTCACCCGCCGCCGTGCGCGGCGCGTCGTAGTCTGTCGCCATACCTGTTCTCTTCCACTCCCTGATCTCCGGCCATCTATTCGGCCACATGTGCGGGCATCCTGCAAGGTGCCTCCACGGCTCCCATAACGCCGGGAGCCCGGAATTTGTGCCCGCTGCCACGGCGACGGCCGCCACACCTTCCCTCGTAGTAGGAATGGGTGCCATTCAGTGGCAGAGTTTCACCTAGGAATCATTGTCGGCTGGAGGAATAGATGCAGGAGTTACGCCTGGTGGGTGTGGATGGCGAGCATCTGCTGTTGAGCGGCGAGCAGGGCACGTCCTACCGGCTGCCCATCGACGACGAACTGCGGGCCGCGAGCACCACGGCCGGCCCGGAAGCGCCGGCCCCCGCAGTCCCGGAGGAACCTCGCCGGAAACCCCCGAAACCTCCGGTCCACCTGACGCCCCGGGATATCCAGGCACGCATCCGCTCCGGTGCGACGGCGGAACAGGTCGCTGCCGAATCCGGCCTCGACCTGGCGCACGTGCAGCGCTACGAGGGTCCCGTCCGCGCCGAGCGCGACTACGTGGCCTACCTCGCGCAGCGCGTCGAGGTGGCGTCGCCCCTGCCGAGCCACGACGGCTACCGATCCGCCTTCGGTGACAGCCCCGCACTGCTCGGGGACATGGTCGCGTTCCGGGTGCAGAGCTACGGGGTGGACCTCGGATCCCTCGAGTGGGACTCGTGGCGCCGTCCCGACGGCTCATGGCACGTCGAGGCGTCCTTCGACCTGCCGGAAGGCTCCAAGGTGGATCTGGGCGAGCAGCCGCCCGCCCAGTGGACCTACAACCCGACCCGCAAGACCGTCACCAACGGCAACCGGTGGGCGCAGGTGCTCAGCGAACTCGAGCCGCTCGACACCCCCCTGCCGTCCCGCCGGCTCAGCGCGGTCGCCGACCGCGTCTTCGATTTCGAGGCGGAGAAGGCGGCCGAGGCGCCGGACGGGACTCCTGCCGACCAGGACGGCCTGCTGGACGTCCTCCGGTCGCGGCGCGGACAGCGCCTCGGCGCCGACGAGGAAGGCGACGACGCCCTTGCGGCGCTGTTGTCGCGGGGCGGGATTCCTGCCGCGCACCCCCGGGACGAGGACGCCACGGGCCAGGACGGAGCGGAGGACCAGGACGACCCGGTCCATGGTTTGGCGCTCGCCCCTTCCTCGGCAATCGGAAGCGCCGGCAGGGACGACGACAGCGGCAACGACGACAGCGACGGCGGGCTCGACGCTGGAGCCGATGGTGACGTGCTCGAGGGCGCCGCCCCTGATGAGACCCACCACGACGACGGAACGCCGAGGCTGTACGACGGCGTCAGCACGGAGACGCGCGAGATCAGCATCTTCGCGCAGCCCACCCGCAGGCTGCAGCCCCCCGCGGCAGCACGGCAAGGAGCCGACGCCGGGGTATCCGGCGGCGGGAGCCGCCCAGCGGGCAGGAACTCCGGCAAGGACACGAGCGGTAGTTCCAGCAGGGACACGGGTGCTGATTCCGGCACCGAGACCGGCAAGGGCGCTGAGGCCAGCCCGGAGCGCCGCGTCAAGCCGAAGCGGTCCAGCGTCCCGAGCTGGGACGACATCGTCTTCGGACGCAAGGGCGAATAGCGGGCTACGGACCTGCCCGGCAGGCGGCGGAACCGTCTGGCGGACGCGGCGCTGCCTCACGCCTGCCGGTGCCTCACGCCCGCGCTAACGGACGCTGGCTGATGCCCGCGCCACCGGACCGCGCCCCCTGACAACCGCGTCGCCTGACTGGTGGGCTGAGCTCAGGAGCGGACGCCGGGCTCCGCGTCCTGCAGTTGGTTTCCCCTGGTCCCGAGCTGCCCGGCCGGACTCGCGTCGAAGGGCAGCGGCGCCTCGTTGGAGAAGAGCGACGGCGACGTCCGTGACGTCTGCCGGCGCATGTGGTGCCGCCGGCAGAGGGTCTCGTAGCCGACGGTCGGTGCCGGGCCCGCACCCGCTTGGTGTCCGGTCGCAGGACCGGCATCCAGGTCGAAGGGTCGGTCGAGGGTCTGGTCGAGGGGCTGGTCGACGTCCCCCACGACCATCTGGTCGCCCTCGACCACCATGACGCCGTCGACCGTGCGCGCGTTGTGCGTGGCGCGCTTGCCGCACCAGCACAGCGCCTCGACCTGCAGGACCTGGACACGGTCCGCGAGCTCGATGAGCCGCTGCGACCCGGGGAAGAGGCGCGTACGGAAATCCGAGGTAATGCCGAAGCTGAAGACGTCGATGTCCATCTCGTCGACGACGCGCGCGAGCTGGTCGATCTGGTCCACCGTGTAGAACTGGGCCTCGTCGCAGATCACGTAGTCGATCCGCGCCCCCATGGTCTGCCGCAGGGTCAGCTCGACCCAGAAGTCGGTCTCCGGGAAGACCTCCACGGCCGGCACCTGCAGGCCGAGGCGGCTCGAGATCATCGATTCGCCGGCACGGTCATGGGAACTGAACAACACTCCCCGGCGACCGCGCGCCTTGTGGTTGTGGTCCATCTGGAGCGCGAGCGTGGATT includes:
- a CDS encoding thymidine kinase: MAELLFFSGTMDCGKSTLALQMDHNHKARGRRGVLFSSHDRAGESMISSRLGLQVPAVEVFPETDFWVELTLRQTMGARIDYVICDEAQFYTVDQIDQLARVVDEMDIDVFSFGITSDFRTRLFPGSQRLIELADRVQVLQVEALCWCGKRATHNARTVDGVMVVEGDQMVVGDVDQPLDQTLDRPFDLDAGPATGHQAGAGPAPTVGYETLCRRHHMRRQTSRTSPSLFSNEAPLPFDASPAGQLGTRGNQLQDAEPGVRS
- a CDS encoding potassium channel family protein, producing MAHFVIMGCGRVGVSLAHTLDDSGHSVAIIDQDDRAFRRLRSSFGGRKVTGVGFDRETLKYAEIGNAYAFAAVSSGDNSNILATRVARETFHVPHVVARIYDPGRAEIYQRLGIPTVAAVRWSADQVLRRILPEQAINGDFRETSGRLILGELALSDAWLGRSLRSIEAASGVRIAYLTRFGEGILPTAETSYQQGDILHAMMKTTATDEIGRILAAAPKEEVQ
- a CDS encoding DUF4193 domain-containing protein — translated: MATDYDAPRTAAGDEGDTQVDEFKRHLPVLQTALIDEDELAAADSFDLPGADLSSEEISVEILAAQADEFTCASCFLVRHRSQIALDRGGQLYCMDCEG
- a CDS encoding potassium channel family protein; this encodes MRVVIAGAGSVGSSIARELLGNKHEILLIDEKPEVIGRSGLKGAKWLIGDACELTTLKDARLDEADVVVSATGDDKVNLVVSLLAKSEFGVGRTVGRVNNPKNDWMFDDSWGVDVAVNTPRLMTALVEEAVEIGDLVRLLTLQTGVSSIVEFTVPQDSPLVGGTIGAIRLPEDCAVVAVLRDDSPITPSPDDVVEGGDEMFFLAAIAAEDELRVALSARNDGTDG
- a CDS encoding DUF3710 domain-containing protein codes for the protein MAFGRLRKKKQDDADASVQQEPEEAAGPVDGAVESPETESPETPAPAEAVAGGPATDSAGEAPAVPSGHVSSTDYDRAGLGPFDVSEKDTDTGYIDLGALRIHAAEGLQLRLEVEERTKRVIAVTLDLGGSTLQLQAFAAPKTEGLWDEIREQIGASVGSQGGTVEERPGRLGTELLAKLPAQTPDGQAGFRVARFVGVNGPRWFLRGVFGGPAALEQGAAAAVEKLFRSVVVVRGDHPLPPRELLPLRLPKDATAGTPSAPAPVRPDLNPLERGPEITETR
- a CDS encoding DUF3093 domain-containing protein; its protein translation is MSSAPGEAPQNTPDQAVLYEERLWPSFWVWLIAAGFSSAVIVMFAPISMAVGYGAAAVVAVIVFTLLVLSTPRIAVTATTLTVGRATIERAYLGSVEWFTGEDATQQRGPGLNGLAYLCIRGWISPVVRVEVTDPEDRTPYWLVSSRHPERLAAALAA
- the dut gene encoding dUTP diphosphatase: MGTQQDLPVQILMLDDGLEPPAYATEGDAGADLRTAVDLVLGPGERALVPTGVAMALPHGYVGLVHPRSGLAARHGVTIVNAPGTVDAGYRGEIKVCLLNTDRHEAATFARGDRIAQLVIQRVERAAFAVVDHLPESVRGTGGFGSTGGFGPLDATPAATAAGG
- the sepH gene encoding septation protein SepH, whose protein sequence is MQELRLVGVDGEHLLLSGEQGTSYRLPIDDELRAASTTAGPEAPAPAVPEEPRRKPPKPPVHLTPRDIQARIRSGATAEQVAAESGLDLAHVQRYEGPVRAERDYVAYLAQRVEVASPLPSHDGYRSAFGDSPALLGDMVAFRVQSYGVDLGSLEWDSWRRPDGSWHVEASFDLPEGSKVDLGEQPPAQWTYNPTRKTVTNGNRWAQVLSELEPLDTPLPSRRLSAVADRVFDFEAEKAAEAPDGTPADQDGLLDVLRSRRGQRLGADEEGDDALAALLSRGGIPAAHPRDEDATGQDGAEDQDDPVHGLALAPSSAIGSAGRDDDSGNDDSDGGLDAGADGDVLEGAAPDETHHDDGTPRLYDGVSTETREISIFAQPTRRLQPPAAARQGADAGVSGGGSRPAGRNSGKDTSGSSSRDTGADSGTETGKGAEASPERRVKPKRSSVPSWDDIVFGRKGE
- a CDS encoding DUF3159 domain-containing protein, which produces MAHPPSTTPATRSSAVPRSTNEEPHMSHPANDPGARPEPEDDGVGRPAAGKAAPTAADLATQYAAKSGVRRNDAGQIDVLSSIGGVQGLAESIAPGLVFTILFTITTDLQVSLVAALAVSAVFTVIRLVSRTPVTQALAGLVGVAFCAFVALRTGNAEDFFLPGFFINGGYIIAMTASVVFRWPFAGLLFGFLRNEGIEWRRDAARVRAYSIATWIIVSVLALRLVVQVPLYLMENVAALGSTRVAMGLPLYALGMWLAWIVSRPRG